In Acaryochloris sp. CCMEE 5410, the following proteins share a genomic window:
- a CDS encoding filamentous hemagglutinin N-terminal domain-containing protein, producing the protein MQNLFLIGTMAFTGLMANCAFAQVSPDATLSTTITQQGSVITIDGGTSKGSNLFHGFTNFSPSQNQTAFFNNNLNVRNIIARISGGTRSDIFGTIQANGSANLFLINPSGIFFGPNSRLNIGGSFFGTTATSIFAGNQEFLIDQLSPANSFSGDPSALKLTSESGSIRIEGQGHVLTGNLTRAVAPTNIYPQSLSVSPGNTLSLIGNGLSLDGGVLAVPSGRVSLISARNDTVSLTQDNLGFALTPTQNALSDITLTNASLLESVGMGTGSIEVIGKTVDINRTSKLWSQTFTPNPGSDITVDSVDFVLSNPAIDVNSRFIETGIFNNTVGLGPGGNITVRTNNLSVLPGAGISTATYAPGKSGDINFQVANTANIVGTDINNFTASAIGIVSFFGPGGEFNFNADRIILSNRAVLNTAGFGPGDSGNLNVTARQIELSGGSTLGTITLNSGNAGDAVIKADFIRVSGESPTALTPSGISATTLGEGKAGNLLIEANRLEVLNGGSIGTTAVAQGDAGNLDLNIRDSILISGVAPITNSPSNINSAVTRTPTQFSPVALRFLNIPEIPSGRSGTVRIKTKRIDIEKGGSVSVQNSGPNDAGALVIKADRINLNKGFILATTASGKGGNIDLSAKLLKATNSEISSSAMGNGPGGNITIDADLVLLIDKSNIFANAENAQGGNIRINTTGFIKSPDSQVTATSQLGEQFDGNVEVEAEITNFSQDPDLNITTGPPELYASCGPTYRDTLAYYRVGTAGQPVSPDTLPDPGSRWLQVAKARYNQRQLTYADPKTGELKPLKRVVGWKTNPNGKISFVNDPRKADQFAPAIASILQACQPDQTAKAG; encoded by the coding sequence ATGCAAAACTTGTTTTTAATTGGCACGATGGCCTTTACGGGCCTGATGGCTAACTGCGCTTTTGCACAGGTTTCACCTGACGCAACCTTGTCCACAACCATCACCCAGCAAGGTTCAGTTATTACTATTGATGGTGGGACTAGCAAAGGTAGCAATCTCTTTCATGGTTTTACTAACTTTTCTCCTAGTCAAAATCAAACTGCCTTCTTTAACAACAATCTGAATGTCAGAAACATTATTGCTCGTATTTCCGGGGGCACTCGTTCTGACATATTTGGGACTATACAGGCCAATGGTTCAGCCAACTTATTTTTAATTAATCCTAGTGGGATATTCTTTGGCCCAAATTCCAGACTTAATATTGGTGGATCATTTTTTGGCACTACAGCAACAAGCATTTTTGCGGGCAACCAAGAATTTCTTATCGATCAACTTAGCCCTGCTAACTCATTTTCAGGAGATCCTTCAGCCCTAAAATTGACAAGTGAGTCTGGCTCAATACGGATTGAGGGGCAAGGTCATGTATTAACAGGGAACCTGACGAGGGCTGTTGCACCTACAAACATCTATCCCCAAAGCCTAAGTGTTTCGCCTGGAAATACGCTATCTCTAATAGGCAACGGATTGTCTCTCGATGGAGGGGTTTTAGCTGTACCCAGTGGTAGGGTCAGCCTAATCAGTGCCCGAAATGACACAGTAAGTCTGACTCAAGATAATTTGGGCTTTGCTCTAACCCCAACCCAAAATGCACTATCAGACATCACATTAACGAATGCATCCCTACTTGAGAGTGTAGGAATGGGAACGGGATCGATTGAAGTAATTGGGAAAACGGTTGATATCAATCGAACATCGAAGCTATGGTCCCAAACCTTTACCCCAAACCCTGGAAGTGACATCACAGTAGACAGCGTTGACTTTGTGCTTAGTAATCCAGCGATTGACGTAAACTCCAGATTTATTGAGACTGGCATTTTTAACAATACAGTAGGGCTTGGGCCAGGGGGTAACATCACTGTACGCACTAACAACCTATCTGTACTGCCTGGTGCTGGAATCTCCACGGCTACCTATGCCCCAGGAAAAAGTGGAGATATTAATTTCCAGGTTGCCAATACAGCCAATATTGTCGGCACTGATATCAATAACTTTACAGCTAGTGCAATTGGAATCGTCTCATTTTTTGGGCCAGGAGGAGAATTTAACTTCAATGCGGATCGGATAATTCTGAGTAATAGGGCAGTACTCAATACAGCAGGCTTTGGCCCTGGTGACAGTGGGAACTTAAATGTTACAGCTCGGCAGATTGAGTTATCAGGTGGGTCAACACTGGGCACCATCACCCTTAATTCAGGAAATGCGGGAGATGCAGTCATCAAGGCCGACTTCATTCGCGTTTCTGGTGAATCACCTACAGCCCTAACGCCTAGTGGAATTTCTGCAACTACCTTGGGAGAAGGTAAAGCTGGCAATCTTTTAATTGAGGCTAATCGCTTAGAAGTACTGAATGGTGGAAGTATCGGAACAACAGCAGTAGCTCAAGGTGATGCTGGAAACTTAGATCTTAATATCCGAGATTCAATTCTCATCTCAGGAGTTGCGCCCATCACTAATAGCCCTAGCAATATCAACTCAGCCGTAACTAGAACACCAACACAATTCTCTCCTGTTGCTCTGAGGTTCTTAAATATCCCTGAAATTCCATCCGGTCGATCTGGCACTGTCAGAATTAAAACTAAACGGATTGATATTGAAAAGGGTGGCTCAGTTTCAGTTCAAAACAGCGGACCTAATGATGCAGGTGCTTTAGTAATCAAAGCTGATCGAATCAATCTCAATAAAGGTTTTATCCTTGCAACCACAGCTTCAGGGAAAGGGGGGAATATTGATCTGAGTGCAAAGCTACTAAAGGCAACTAATAGTGAAATTTCTTCTTCTGCAATGGGTAATGGTCCAGGGGGAAATATAACCATCGATGCTGATCTAGTTTTGCTTATTGATAAAAGCAACATTTTTGCTAATGCCGAAAATGCCCAAGGCGGTAACATCAGAATCAACACCACTGGCTTCATCAAGTCTCCAGATAGCCAAGTCACTGCCACTTCCCAACTAGGTGAGCAGTTTGATGGCAATGTTGAAGTAGAAGCCGAAATAACGAATTTTAGCCAAGATCCTGACCTCAATATCACAACTGGCCCCCCAGAGCTATATGCCTCTTGTGGTCCCACTTATCGCGATACCCTAGCTTATTATCGCGTTGGCACGGCTGGGCAGCCCGTAAGCCCAGATACTCTCCCAGATCCGGGAAGTCGTTGGCTCCAAGTCGCCAAAGCACGATATAATCAGCGTCAACTTACCTATGCTGATCCGAAAACGGGCGAGTTAAAGCCACTCAAACGGGTGGTGGGATGGAAAACTAATCCTAATGGAAAAATTTCTTTTGTAAACGATCCACGAAAAGCGGACCAATTCGCCCCCGCGATCGCATCCATCCTCCAAGCTTGCCAACCGGATCAGACTGCAAAAGCTGGTTAA
- a CDS encoding cytochrome P450, giving the protein MNLPDGPPKPSFFERFYRIFNPLEFLHDCSDKYGDIFTLSKSKRGTPIVLFSDPEAIRQVFADDQSNFTIDKENEIIRPLLGEHSLMLLDGEEHQRQRKLLMPAFHKSTMESYGRIIVEVTNEVIESWPINKPFEIRSSMQGISLEVILRAVFGLKPGPRLKELRRLIVKLLESNNNPWISVAFLLLPFLRNDYGSWSPGGQFKELKQNIDRLIYAEIKERQQKPDQQHKDILQLLVTAVDESGQGMTDEELHDELMTLLIAGHETTATAMSWSLYWVHQQPEIEEKIRAELANIPDPDPLEICKLPYLSAVCSETLRIYPPFLTTLARMIKAEPYSLMGYTFEPGTIIAPSIYLTHHRKDIYSDPEQFKPERFLGKQYSTYEYLPFGGGHRLCVGMVLALSEIKVVLATILQKYQVQLVPDQDIKPVRRGVTISPPSQMKFIAK; this is encoded by the coding sequence ATGAATCTTCCAGACGGACCCCCCAAGCCATCATTTTTCGAGAGATTTTATAGAATTTTCAATCCTCTGGAGTTCCTGCATGACTGCTCAGACAAGTATGGTGACATCTTCACCCTCTCCAAATCGAAGAGAGGAACCCCTATAGTTTTATTTAGCGATCCTGAAGCCATAAGACAAGTATTTGCAGATGACCAAAGTAATTTCACTATCGACAAAGAGAATGAAATAATCCGTCCACTGCTTGGTGAACATTCACTAATGCTCCTTGATGGTGAAGAGCATCAACGCCAGCGAAAGCTACTAATGCCAGCCTTTCATAAATCAACAATGGAAAGCTATGGACGCATTATCGTTGAGGTGACCAATGAGGTGATTGAGTCATGGCCCATCAATAAGCCATTTGAAATCCGTTCTTCCATGCAAGGAATTTCCTTGGAAGTGATATTAAGAGCTGTTTTCGGACTCAAACCAGGACCACGCCTTAAAGAGCTAAGACGTTTGATAGTTAAACTTCTGGAGTCAAACAACAACCCTTGGATTAGTGTTGCTTTTCTCCTTCTTCCATTTCTTCGCAACGACTATGGATCGTGGAGTCCTGGAGGGCAGTTCAAAGAACTGAAGCAAAATATAGATCGATTGATCTATGCCGAAATTAAGGAAAGACAACAGAAACCAGACCAACAGCACAAAGATATTTTGCAGTTATTGGTTACTGCTGTTGACGAATCAGGTCAAGGAATGACGGATGAAGAATTGCATGATGAATTAATGACTTTGTTGATTGCAGGGCATGAAACGACAGCAACGGCAATGTCTTGGTCACTGTATTGGGTGCATCAACAACCAGAAATAGAGGAAAAAATTCGGGCTGAGCTAGCCAACATCCCAGACCCTGATCCTCTGGAAATATGCAAATTGCCATATTTGTCAGCAGTATGCAGCGAAACTTTGCGGATATATCCCCCTTTCCTAACCACGCTAGCTCGAATGATCAAGGCAGAGCCGTACTCTTTGATGGGCTATACCTTTGAGCCAGGGACAATTATTGCCCCATCTATCTATTTGACTCACCATCGTAAAGATATATACTCTGATCCAGAACAGTTTAAGCCTGAGCGATTTTTAGGAAAGCAATATTCTACATACGAGTACTTACCCTTCGGGGGAGGGCATCGTCTCTGTGTCGGTATGGTCTTGGCATTGTCAGAAATCAAGGTTGTTCTCGCAACGATACTTCAAAAATATCAAGTTCAACTAGTACCCGATCAGGACATTAAACCTGTTCGACGAGGGGTTACGATTTCACCCCCTAGCCAGATGAAATTTATAGCTAAATGA
- a CDS encoding MSCRAMM family adhesin SdrC, protein MQKPWIPPKPHHSTLECPQVCPSDLFLMPSATSEKLNQLRAQLQDCTNPKVAKLLKSAIAKLEAQLNPGQVQAKAAKAKSSKIAERKSALKKSQREANRKATQQQRTTLKPPSNKEVEPRPDATSRNGKATVPTQDRSQELTDATAQSEKPTTQDNPKQQTDTSLQNKNSTPINQVQTKVTSQQQQTAKTSEAKSKQQDRRNQKQPLLPGNGTHRAWCRIPGIIRAQESEEEGERPAYCLEIDGHQLPLSVKNRFAKLIEASLDQPLMVRCYPRIFDGQIALAQFCGTNDITPDKPEDWLLIGVWDADQQRVLVQRDRKQDSNRRILQLSPLVREDCLEKLEGRKLYHFECQREGSMVTVVGVEALQS, encoded by the coding sequence TTGCAAAAACCTTGGATTCCCCCTAAACCCCACCACTCTACACTAGAGTGTCCGCAAGTCTGTCCCAGTGACCTTTTCCTGATGCCTTCTGCCACTTCAGAAAAGCTGAACCAACTCCGAGCGCAGCTCCAAGATTGCACCAATCCCAAGGTGGCTAAGCTGCTCAAAAGTGCGATCGCAAAACTCGAAGCCCAGCTCAACCCAGGCCAGGTTCAGGCCAAGGCAGCTAAAGCCAAATCTTCCAAGATAGCCGAGCGAAAGTCTGCACTCAAAAAATCCCAGAGAGAAGCCAACCGGAAAGCAACGCAACAACAACGAACGACACTGAAACCCCCTTCAAATAAAGAAGTGGAGCCACGGCCTGACGCAACATCCCGGAATGGAAAGGCCACAGTGCCAACTCAAGACAGGTCACAAGAACTGACTGACGCTACGGCCCAGAGTGAGAAGCCCACTACTCAGGACAACCCCAAACAACAGACTGACACATCTCTCCAGAACAAGAACTCCACCCCTATAAATCAGGTTCAGACAAAAGTAACATCCCAACAACAGCAAACCGCCAAGACTTCTGAAGCTAAATCCAAGCAGCAAGATCGTCGTAACCAGAAGCAACCCCTTCTCCCTGGTAATGGCACTCACCGCGCTTGGTGCCGGATTCCGGGAATCATCCGAGCGCAGGAATCGGAGGAGGAGGGGGAGCGACCCGCATACTGCCTTGAAATTGATGGTCATCAGCTTCCCTTGAGCGTAAAGAATCGGTTCGCGAAGTTGATTGAAGCATCCTTGGATCAACCCTTGATGGTTAGATGCTATCCCCGGATTTTTGATGGTCAAATAGCTTTAGCACAGTTTTGCGGAACCAATGACATTACCCCTGATAAACCTGAAGACTGGCTGCTGATCGGGGTTTGGGATGCAGATCAGCAAAGGGTGTTAGTCCAGCGCGATCGCAAGCAGGATAGCAACAGGAGGATTTTACAGCTATCACCCCTGGTACGCGAGGATTGCCTAGAAAAGCTAGAGGGTCGTAAGCTATACCACTTCGAGTGCCAGCGTGAGGGTAGCATGGTAACGGTGGTGGGTGTGGAAGCTCTGCAGAGTTAG
- a CDS encoding DUF29 domain-containing protein — translation MQTTTLYDQDFHAWTQRQVELLQTQQWEQVDIKNLIEEIESLGRQERRELCNRLGVLLGHLLKWHYQPEARSKSWFYTIKEQRIRIVRHIQENPSLKPYLNEAITIGYEDGLLLVGKETPLDPQQLPQSCPFSKAEIFDEPVELDL, via the coding sequence ATGCAAACCACTACCCTCTATGACCAAGACTTTCACGCCTGGACCCAGCGCCAGGTAGAGCTGCTGCAAACACAGCAGTGGGAACAAGTGGATATCAAAAATTTGATTGAGGAGATTGAATCGTTGGGTAGGCAGGAACGGCGGGAGCTTTGCAACCGATTGGGAGTACTGCTGGGACATCTGCTTAAGTGGCACTATCAGCCAGAGGCGCGCTCAAAGAGTTGGTTTTACACCATCAAAGAGCAGCGGATCAGAATTGTCCGCCACATACAGGAGAATCCTAGTCTGAAACCCTATCTGAATGAAGCGATCACCATTGGCTATGAGGATGGGCTACTACTAGTCGGGAAAGAAACGCCCCTTGATCCTCAGCAACTTCCTCAATCTTGCCCCTTCTCTAAAGCAGAAATCTTTGATGAGCCTGTGGAGTTGGATCTGTAA
- a CDS encoding cell division protein SepF, translating to MDNLLPFGGLSPHKIWVCHPKSFEDAKDAINMMRADDMLLVNLATLESNLAQRLTDYFAGSTFAISGEHMEIGKGVFLFAPPSFSVRKIVASAC from the coding sequence ATGGACAATCTTCTTCCCTTTGGGGGGTTATCACCCCATAAAATCTGGGTGTGCCACCCTAAGTCATTTGAAGATGCCAAGGACGCTATCAACATGATGAGAGCGGATGATATGCTTCTAGTCAATTTGGCGACTTTGGAATCTAATCTGGCTCAGAGGCTGACAGACTACTTTGCTGGAAGTACCTTTGCAATATCAGGAGAGCATATGGAGATTGGTAAGGGGGTTTTCTTATTTGCTCCACCCTCTTTTTCAGTTAGAAAGATCGTGGCATCTGCTTGTTGA
- a CDS encoding diguanylate cyclase domain-containing protein — protein MQNLTGTADLATRQGGEEFAVLLPNTPQSGAVHVAK, from the coding sequence TTGCAAAACCTTACGGGTACGGCTGATCTAGCCACCCGGCAAGGTGGTGAAGAGTTTGCAGTCCTGTTACCCAATACTCCACAATCAGGTGCTGTGCATGTAGCCAAGTAA
- a CDS encoding VCBS repeat-containing protein translates to MSITDLDADGTAEVIIQRYSGGAHCCTNTVVYRWHNNTFEKTETGPLDHKGGTFEDLDGDGKIEFVSSDNKFNYAFSSYAGSYPPTAIFNYKDGELQPTTMKYPKKLREKLEKMYQTFREYQSEGLSANGILAGYVAQKILLGEFEEGWNFMVANQDRTKDKIFAGKRMGKNSDFPTELRSLLIERGYLDGNGKPTNTSP, encoded by the coding sequence GTGTCTATAACAGATCTTGATGCCGATGGAACTGCTGAAGTAATCATTCAACGCTATAGTGGTGGCGCACATTGCTGTACAAATACTGTAGTTTACCGATGGCATAACAACACTTTCGAGAAAACTGAGACAGGGCCATTAGACCATAAGGGAGGAACATTCGAGGATCTTGATGGAGATGGAAAAATTGAGTTCGTAAGTAGTGATAATAAGTTCAACTATGCTTTTAGCTCTTATGCAGGCTCATATCCTCCCACTGCAATATTCAATTACAAAGATGGTGAACTCCAGCCAACTACCATGAAGTATCCCAAAAAACTTCGTGAGAAATTAGAGAAAATGTATCAGACATTCCGTGAATACCAGAGTGAAGGTTTATCTGCCAATGGAATCCTTGCTGGATATGTCGCACAGAAAATACTGCTGGGTGAATTCGAAGAAGGCTGGAATTTTATGGTAGCTAACCAAGATCGAACTAAAGACAAGATCTTTGCAGGCAAACGCATGGGCAAGAACTCAGATTTTCCTACGGAGTTGCGATCGCTGCTGATCGAACGAGGGTATTTAGACGGTAACGGTAAACCAACAAATACTTCCCCTTAA
- a CDS encoding RNA-guided endonuclease TnpB family protein, protein MLLNQTNRLRLDKQQSDALKQMCHLSKNMFNVGLYNVRQYFFQERKYLHYEGNYHYVKENENYKDLPTDIAQQTLKIVDRSFRSFFKLLQLKQAGGYQAKVSIPGYLPKDGYFLLTIPIRPRDWAKLPSRDWVFNIPMSRPFRRQWGVVPITIPERLRDKVVKEIRILPKLGARYFDVSYVYGAEEALQVEQTGEMLGIDLGLDNFATCVSSTKQSFIMDGIAIKSINQWYNKENARLQSIKDLQGISGLTHNQAKLLDRRHHRVNDFLNKSARYVIDWCRDNGISKIVIGYNPDLKQGVNMGKRNNQKFTQIPIFTFKRKLESLCERYGIECIEQEESYTSKSSSLDRDILPAWNADNRPKHQFQGKRIKRGLYRTAKGWLVNADANGALNILRKHTSKLDDLLGEFRGCLAQPVRVKCS, encoded by the coding sequence ATGCTTTTGAATCAAACCAATCGCCTCCGGTTGGATAAACAACAATCTGACGCACTCAAGCAGATGTGCCACTTGAGCAAAAACATGTTCAATGTGGGACTTTATAACGTGCGCCAATACTTCTTTCAAGAGCGTAAATACCTCCACTATGAAGGCAACTATCATTACGTTAAGGAGAATGAAAACTATAAAGATCTGCCCACCGATATTGCTCAGCAGACTTTGAAGATTGTAGATAGGTCGTTCCGGTCCTTCTTCAAGCTGTTGCAATTGAAGCAGGCAGGTGGGTATCAAGCTAAGGTCAGCATTCCTGGGTATCTGCCTAAAGACGGGTATTTCCTGCTGACAATACCGATACGCCCCCGTGACTGGGCTAAATTGCCTAGTAGAGATTGGGTTTTCAATATTCCTATGTCTCGGCCTTTTCGTCGTCAGTGGGGTGTCGTACCGATTACTATCCCTGAGCGCTTGAGAGATAAGGTGGTCAAAGAAATTCGCATTCTTCCTAAGTTGGGAGCGCGATACTTTGATGTGTCTTATGTCTATGGGGCCGAAGAGGCATTGCAAGTTGAACAAACGGGTGAAATGCTGGGCATTGATCTGGGATTGGACAACTTTGCTACCTGCGTTAGCAGTACGAAGCAATCCTTCATCATGGATGGAATCGCGATTAAGTCGATTAATCAGTGGTACAACAAAGAAAATGCCAGGTTGCAGTCGATTAAAGACTTGCAGGGTATTTCTGGACTGACCCACAATCAGGCTAAGCTGCTGGACCGTCGCCATCATAGAGTTAATGACTTTTTGAATAAGTCGGCTCGATATGTGATTGATTGGTGCCGTGACAATGGCATCAGCAAGATTGTTATTGGCTACAACCCGGACCTCAAACAAGGGGTCAATATGGGCAAGCGAAACAATCAGAAGTTCACTCAAATTCCGATTTTTACCTTTAAGCGCAAGCTGGAAAGCCTCTGCGAACGGTATGGGATTGAGTGCATTGAGCAGGAGGAATCCTACACCTCTAAGTCGTCTAGTTTGGATAGAGATATATTGCCAGCTTGGAATGCTGACAATAGGCCAAAGCATCAATTCCAAGGCAAACGCATCAAGCGTGGACTGTACCGAACAGCTAAGGGTTGGTTGGTCAATGCTGACGCTAATGGGGCTTTGAATATCCTTCGCAAACATACAAGTAAGCTCGATGATTTACTCGGAGAGTTTAGAGGCTGCTTGGCACAGCCAGTAAGAGTCAAATGCTCTTAA